TGGCATTGAAAAAAAGAGCTAATCTAACCATGGCAGTATACAGTTCTTAATGACAGATATATTGTGATGCCAatctgtatgatacactccttCAACTTCATACAATTTAATCTTCCCAGCTTTATCCAGAGTACGTAGGCCAAACAAATCATTTTGATAAAAAAGTTGATCTCTCATCTCTGTCACATTTTCTTCTTTATCAAAATACCCGAAATGACTGAAAATAATACACACTTGGCATTAAATTAAACAAGTATTAGCATTGGTATAAACAAGCTATTAAAATTTAAGTATCAGCATGGGTATAATGAGCATTCAAAATCTTTTTCTCACCTGGATTGCCACGGGGTAATAACCCCATCATCTGGTCCACCAATTAAAACAAGTTTCTCAAGTTTCATGAAATTCTGGCGGTAATCCTTTTTGTAGGTATCATTTAACTCATTGTTGAGGTAAGGCAAATAGTTTGAATATCTGTCAAAAAATTGTCTGCATGAGCTCAGGAATAAACAAAGCAGTAAGTAGAAAGAGTTTAATGAAATGGATATCAAGTAACAGAGACAATATATACATCAGTTCCACTCAAGTGTATAGATGGCTGAAACATATCATATCTTGAAATGGGAAAAAACATGGCAATATGGAGTGAAGAGTTGATAAACATGTGAAATGCTACTAGCAACTTTAAATAAAACAATATGCACTTACTTATAATAAAGTGTTTGATGGTGAGGATCATTCCAATAGTTAGCCACAGATATTCTCTGGCCAACCCTTGAATAGAACACTTCATAAGCTGTCTCCTTTACGTATTGAGGGAAGATAAGTTTCAGAAAGTCATCTGCAATGAAAATTACAGTCAGTAACATTCTTCATTTAATTTTGATAATCTAATTAATTTAATATTTTAAACTATATATCAAATTGGTTTACCCTGTGCAGTATTCATACATTCAGTATTCATACATCAGGAACTGCTCAGTTTGACACCTGGCATCCAAATTAGTGAAAATTCCTTAACTGTTCCCTATTCATTTTATTGCTGAAATTCAAGCTTTGCTCAACCAAATTACACAAACTTACCATATACATGTACCATATTTTGTGTCCGGATAACCTCAATGCAGTGCAGTATTTACTAGTTACTTATAGTAACAGGTTCTTAGTTATACTCAACTTTCATGATGTTCCCTACATTATGCCTCATCTCACATGCCTACACAGCTGACTCCAATTTGTTTATATTCCTAGAAAAATACATAAAATTACCGACTTAAATCTCTTTCAACTTTTAAACCACCCCAACCTGCCCTTGATATTTTTCTTGCATATTGTATCACAATTTTTTTATCACAATTCAAAACTAAGTACCTTTATGAAGGTTAATCATAACCCAAAATTCTTGTAACttaagggaccactgtataagaCAAGGTTGATGCAGTTCAGTAGTGTACTTTATATAGAAACTCAGGTACTGTTTATTACGTGACACATGTCAGTGAGCTGCTTAATGAGTCATgtagtacagtacaataaaaaGAAATATAGTGACTGAATTGCTAACCTCCATATTGGCCAGCCTGGGGTGATGATAAAGATATAAAGGTAGTAATATTATGTTCCATGGACTCTATAATTCCACGGCTGATAATGCCTCCCTGGGAGtagcctgaaaaaaaaaaacagttagtATCATCTAACAGCACTTACATCCCAATCCCACCCATAATTGCTTCTACATATATGTGATTAATGATGTTACACTATACATACTTACTTAACTTTCACCTGTATTATTCACTTTTTACCAAAACATTGCCAGACTTcataaattgcaaaggttagtggatgagtttgagaatgtgtgtaaaggtagaaagttgaaagtgaacatagaaaagagtaaggtgatgagggtatcaaatgatttagataaagaaaaattggatatcaaattggggaggaggagtatggaagaagtgaatgttttcagatacttgggagttgacgtgtcggtggatggatttatgaaggatgaggttaatcatagaattgatgagggaaaaaaggtgagtggtgcgttgaggtatatgtggagtcaaaaaacgttatctatggaggcaaagaagggaatgtatgaaagtatagtagtaccaacactcttatatggatgtgaagcttgggtggtaaatgcagcagcgaggagacggttggaggcagtggagatgtcctgtctaagggcaatgtgtggtgtaaatattatgcagaaaattcggaatgtggaaattaggagaaggtgtggagttaataaaagcattagtcagagggcagaagaggggttgttgaggtggtttggtcatttagagagaatggatcaaagtagaatgacatggaaagcatataaatctataggggaaggaaagaggggtgggggtcgtcctcgaaagggttggaaagagggggtaaaggaggttttgtgggtgaggggcttggacttccagcaagcgtgcatgagcgtgttagataggagtgaatggagacgaatgatacttgggacctgacgatctgttggagtgtgagcagggtaatatttagtgaagggattcagggaaactggttattttcatatagtcggacttgagtcctggaaatgggaagtacaatgcctgcactttaaaggaggggtttgggatattggcagtttggagggatatgttgtgtatctctatacgtatatgcttctaaactgttgtattcagagcacctctgcaaaagcagtgataatgtgtgtgtgtggtgaaagtgttgaatgatgatgaaagtattttctttttggggattttctttctttttttttggggtcaccctgcctcggtgggagacgaccgacttgttgaaaaaaaaaaaaaaaaaaaaaatgttattattggcagtttggagggatatgttgtgtatctttatacgtatatgcttctaaacttctgtgttctgagcacctctgcaaaaacagtgattatgtgtgagtgaggtgaaagtgttgaatgatgatgaaagtattttctttttgggtcaccctgcctcggtgggagacggccgacttgcttaaaaaaaaaaaaaaaaggtattaaACTGTTAAACATCATGCATTTTAAATGCTAACTAATATCTGTGAGATGATGATAAACCTAAAGTTGTGCAACAATACATTATTTTAAGACTATCATATTTAATGCAAGAAAGTGAACAGGATAAATGTTACATAATATCTTACCTATTAGTATAATACCATCTTGAGAAGTGTTCATAATAGGCTGCATTTGAGAGTAGAAACTTTTCACTTGGTACCATAGGGGTGCCAGGGATTTCCATCCATGAAGCATGTCAATAATGTGAACTTCTGTGCCAGGGTGATGCTGAAATGAAAAACATGAGGAACTGTAATGATATCCTATATTAAGTCATTATAAAATAAGGTAGTATACCCTTTTGTATATTAATAACGTCTATAAGCAATATGTAATAAGATTCAGTTCTGAATGTAAATTATTTACCTGTACTCTTGAATACAagtaatctgaaaaaaaaaatcattagaaaagaaaacactttcaaaAGATATGATTACAACATACACAATACTCAGGGATAGTGACAAAGTAGACAACGTTTGAATGTTTCACATTGCGGGTATAAGAGCATGATGGAAGCTAAACCCCCAAATCAATCAATCAGTCAatcaatttttatttc
This genomic window from Cherax quadricarinatus isolate ZL_2023a chromosome 9, ASM3850222v1, whole genome shotgun sequence contains:
- the Ppt2 gene encoding lysosomal thioesterase PPT2-A; translation: MMKIKYMLPFILLSLLSCTAYKPVVIIHGVWDLRFSLYFLADQIKEHHPGTEVHIIDMLHGWKSLAPLWYQVKSFYSQMQPIMNTSQDGIILIGYSQGGIISRGIIESMEHNITTFISLSSPQAGQYGDDFLKLIFPQYVKETAYEVFYSRVGQRISVANYWNDPHHQTLYYKYSNYLPYLNNELNDTYKKDYRQNFMKLEKLVLIGGPDDGVITPWQSSHFGYFDKEENVTEMRDQLFYQNDLFGLRTLDKAGKIKLYEVEGVYHTDWHHNISVIKNCILPWLD